Proteins encoded by one window of Aphis gossypii isolate Hap1 chromosome X, ASM2018417v2, whole genome shotgun sequence:
- the LOC114129411 gene encoding putative uncharacterized protein DDB_G0281733, which yields MDGVQRNFSMMAEKIDRMRCLRERCDNYVRLIKLTLDETIKEQNSLLDGSAIHNRLKYLGVLDKPKSLSNTFNTDKYHKNIDFNNKYKYLVFDDDLNFRQRKHKSNLNTNDMYLSNDYSNYNTNYKPQAYDFSTVCDDQNNSSYYMPINYKKYRKPMNFRTLNTQEYQVYYFPTSKPIPQYPRQTTEGFYRRKPIKQYPEEEVPYWQTRYPKPVRVVEREPSYSMVDYGYRSTNDYRISKSNIEPYSPEHHTRYYTTNDNNIYHGHDDSDYYYEPHLGQRSYSSITRPCSPVYNRDIFCDRTQLENSSSLLEKKIRDYVWNPHKERVKKYMTPSYEKTKYYTDFKPLKVKHQGDETFRTHSPLGLDSRVCNRGNEVNNENEYKKNSILMSPEKKSADEEIFQSNKDNDGYSECTINRKKTDSLSTLPKRISFDLGNEHIDLPIHTNSIGEKINENYVTKDHNLVLGKKESNTKIDDKRRTSLLSNDNYSMPINKQRVSPSNTNVSSRRQSLSKQEKLASIGNSFESEKYINLKNNYQGNDSSLSEQNERFYNNDRINYDNNNDIQIYSKTQSDKNNVALKDENTYPDLRRDSYDNSKKKSMETTDNTNFSYQDHIENSKNIRDKLNITGRRESYKNGQKFKIENTHGNTNSNGIDNKLDNEYNNKNSTHVSPKNKISSTIIDHSNGINNMNKYNMNEYETDHLQQFTNKNDSVEKQNNAETIQPYNNVVNDVNNEIDNINTVTQVSSDFKTIPKDQDSLHDISNNELTNNTNYYQDNSDGNHIKEHSTHGYETQLENVANDEHFYSDELIDDHKEIITHDNIEPNHQNKFDDENNVHDDYYYQNPTDKKEENQYENPDSQVNNVDNQHTNDDYYYQNYSNVDPKEQQENQYSEPGVKGEYTGEHVEHDDYYYQNHARDDVKDQQGDQQYVDPNYQGNYGDQPPTHDDYYYQNYSNVDPKVQPENQYSESDHQGEYVAEQMNHDDYYYQSHPEEGTNENQVDQHYQEHQGNYTNGEQDNYYYENNSNVNTERHPEGDYDEHAQQQTYAGDQHANDGYYYQEGDTNYSESVPKEQYDGYGDNNHDDNVAYYPESNVEHYDQQQHDYENDSYPTQKSDYMEPYEQNSMNENNDYSENIDGSQPTSQIVNEQK from the coding sequence gaacGATGCGACAATTATGTTAGACTAATAAAACTAACACTTGATGAAACAATCAAAGAACAAAATTCGCTTTTGGATGGATCAGCTATTcataatagattaaaatatttaggtgtATTGGATAAACCAAAATCATTATCAAATACATTCAACACTgacaaatatcataaaaatattgattttaataacaaatacaagTACTTGGTGTTTGATGATGATTTGAATTTTAGGCAACGTAAACATAAATCTAACTTAAATACAAATGATATGTATTTATCAAACGATTACAGCAACTATAATACTAACTATAAACCACAAGCTTATGATTTTTCCACGGTATGTGATGACCAGAATaactcatcatattatatgccaatcaattataaaaaatatagaaaaccaATGAACTTCCGAACATTGAATACTCAAGAATaccaagtttattattttcctacGTCAAAACCTATACCTCAATATCCTAGACAAACCACTGAAGGATTTTACAGACGAAAACCTATTAAACAATATCCAGAAGAAGAAGTTCCTTATTGGCAAACACGATATCCAAAACCAGTGAGAGTTGTTGAACGAGAACCATCGTATTCAATGGTTGATTACGGTTACCGGAGTACAAATGATTATCGTATTAGCAAATCAAATATTGAGCCATATTCACCTGAGCACCATACaagatattatacaacaaatgataataatatttatcacggCCATGATGatagtgattattattatgaacctCATCTAGGACAACGGTCGTATTCTAGTATAACAAGACCATGTTCACCAGTATATAATAGAGATATTTTTTGTGATAGAACTCAATTAGAAAATTCTAGCAGTttgcttgaaaaaaaaattcgagatTATGTATGGAATCCGCATAAAGAACGTGTTAAAAAGTACATGACTCCAAGTTAtgaaaaaaccaaatattacACTGATTTTAAACCATTAAAGGTTAAACACCAAGGAGATGAAACATTCAGAACACATTCACCATTAGGATTAGATTCCCGCGTATGCAATAGAGGAAATGAAGTAAACAATGAAaatgagtataaaaaaaactcaatacTTATGTCACCCGAAAAAAAATCTGCAGATGAAGAAATTTTTCAATCCAATAAAGACAATGATGGTTATTCtgaatgtacaataaatagaaaaaaaactgatagtCTTTCGACACTTCCAAAGCGAATTAGTTTTGATCTCGGCAATGAGCATATTGATCTACCTATTCATACAAATTCAATTggagaaaaaattaatgaaaattatgtcACGAAAGACCATAACTTAGTTTTGGGAAAAAAAgaatcaaatacaaaaatcgATGATAAGCGTCGAACATCGTTATTATCAAATGACAATTATTCAATgccaataaataaacaacggGTTTCACCAAGTAATACCAATGTAAGTTCAAGAAGGCAGTCATTAAGTAAACAAGAAAAGTTAGCTTCAATCGGAAATTCTTTTgaatctgaaaaatatataaatttgaaaaataattatcaaggCAATGATTCAAGTTTATCAGAACAAAATgaacgtttttataataatgatagaataaattatgataataataatgatatacagaTTTACTCAAAAACACAAAgtgataaaaacaatgttgCACTGAAAGATGAAAATACATATCCTGATCTCAGACGTGATAGTtatgataatagtaaaaaaaaatcaatggaGACTACAGATAACACCAATTTTAGTTATCAAGATCACattgaaaatagtaaaaatataagggataaattaaatatcactgGACGCAGAGAAAGTTACAAAAACggacaaaaatttaaaatagaaaatacacacggaaatacaaattcaaatggtattgataacaaattagacaacgaatataataacaaaaatagtacACATGTATcgcctaaaaataaaattagctcAACCATAATTGATCATAGTAATggcattaataatatgaacaagtACAATATGAATGAATATGAAACTGATCACCTTCaacaatttactaataaaaatgatagtgtggaaaaacaaaacaatgctGAAACTATTCAACCATATAACAATGTTGTTAATGATGTGAACAATGAAATAGATAACATTAATACCGTAACACAAGTTAGTTCTGATTTCAAAACGATTCCGAAAGACCAAGATTCATTACATGACATTTCGAATAACGAGCTAacgaataatacaaattattaccaaGATAATTCTGATGGCAATCATATAAAAGAACACTCCACTCATGGGTATGAGACACAACTGGAAAATGTTGCTAACGATGAACACTTTTATTCAGACGAACTTATTGATGATCACAAAGAAATCATAACACACGACAACATCGAACcaaatcatcaaaataaatttgatgacGAAAACAATGTACACGAcgactattattatcaaaatcctACAGacaaaaaagaagaaaaccaGTACGAGAATCCTGATTCCCAAGTTAATAATGTCGACAACCAACATACtaatgatgattattattatcaaaattattctaatgtCGACCCAAAAGAACAACAAGAAAATCAATATTCCGAACCTGGTGTAAAAGGAGAGTATACAGGTGAACACGTCGAGCacgatgattattattatcaaaatcacGCAAGAGATGATGTAAAAGATCAACAAGGAGATCAACAGTATGTTGACCCTAACTATCAGGGAAATTACGGCGATCAGCCACCGACTCACGAtgactattattatcaaaactatTCTAATGTTGATCCAAAAGTACAACCAGAAAATCAATACAGCGAATCTGATCACCAAGGAGAATACGTAGCCGAGCAAATGAACCATGACGATTACTATTACCAAAGTCATCCAGAGGAAGGTACAAACGAAAATCAAGTCGATCAGCACTATCAAGAGCATCAAGGAAATTACACTAATGGAGAGCaggacaattattattacgagaaTAATTCTAATGTAAACACAGAAAGACATCCCGAAGGTGATTATGACGAACACGCTCAACAGCAAACATACGCAGGTGACCAGCACGCAAATGACGGATACTATTATCAAGAAGGCGACACAAACTATAGCGAGTCTGTCCCCAAAGAACAGTATGACGGTTATGGTGATAACAATCACGACGATAATGTCGCTTATTATCCAGAATCAAATGTCGAACATTATGACCAGCAACAACATGATTATGAAAACGATAGTTACCCTACACAAAAATCCGACTACATGGAACCGTATGAACAAAATTCTATGAacgaaaataatgattattccgAAAACATCGATGGAAGTCAACCGACGAGTCAAATTGTCaacgaacaaaaataa